A genomic segment from Polyangium mundeleinium encodes:
- a CDS encoding LysM peptidoglycan-binding domain-containing protein: METLVRDVPAVKSLDPRLLRLASGTVSVARDVSGVDPSTGTYHALPGETPHGITKKLTGQVERVAELLAANPGKQESSPVWNIPPGWLVYDRETGALATARKYVVQQGDSPFSIAKKLGASARPKWFSELRAANPQKPVKNGNFVSLHAGEELGVPDDWPENPLAVPVSGAAPPSQSAPASQSPSSSSTPQLPAPAPSPGLPGPGQNSTMDPGAILQVQLMLSRWGRRNPAAINPSDFGNTYDFTSTMTPRTVQAVQSFQLWWNRERPLRPLRMDGTLDNDTMAAIKEAEQVAANYPQIPGMQVPSPPQPGQTTQQYPFPQSPPPGWPPNLPWPPFPVPGQTAPQQQPAPQQQPVPQQQPAPQQQPSQTAPQYPFPQSPPPGWPSNVPWPPLPIPGQTAPQQQPVPQQQQPVPQQQQQPAPQQQQPAPQQAPQQPQWPYGWPWGWPWGYQPQQPAPQQQQPAPQQQQQPVPQQQAPVPLPFPFPNLPPWFAMPHIPSISKTQAPAPTPAPTAPTATSSALPPFDAHMPEDQRQILSHILQNETRVEALIMAANMYDAMGYPLAGQACRARAVALAAILDSHMPEDLRQIVRSILQNETRADSLDWAANVYEAMGYPMAAQALRSRSQYLKAVPPGQQQVPAPMPAPVPYPAPVPAPVPWFPPSPVDTEEQPPIWTYPENPADGNVQTAGNDSSLMPMLALVGAGLAFT, from the coding sequence ATGGAGACGCTCGTCCGCGACGTTCCGGCCGTCAAGAGCCTGGATCCGCGCCTCCTGCGTCTCGCCTCCGGCACGGTGAGCGTCGCACGTGACGTCTCCGGCGTCGATCCCTCGACAGGCACGTATCACGCGTTGCCCGGAGAAACGCCGCACGGAATCACGAAGAAGCTCACCGGACAGGTCGAGCGCGTCGCCGAGTTGCTCGCGGCGAACCCGGGCAAACAGGAGTCGTCGCCGGTGTGGAACATCCCGCCGGGGTGGCTCGTTTACGACCGTGAGACGGGCGCGCTGGCGACGGCGCGCAAGTACGTCGTCCAGCAGGGCGATTCGCCGTTCTCCATCGCGAAGAAGCTCGGCGCGAGCGCCAGGCCGAAGTGGTTCTCCGAGCTCCGCGCGGCAAATCCACAGAAGCCCGTCAAGAACGGCAACTTCGTGTCGCTCCACGCGGGCGAGGAGCTCGGCGTTCCCGACGACTGGCCCGAGAATCCGCTGGCGGTTCCGGTCAGCGGCGCGGCGCCTCCGTCGCAGAGCGCGCCGGCCTCGCAATCTCCTTCGTCGTCCTCGACGCCGCAGCTCCCGGCTCCGGCACCGAGCCCGGGCCTCCCCGGCCCGGGGCAGAATTCAACGATGGATCCGGGCGCGATCCTCCAGGTGCAGCTCATGCTGTCGCGCTGGGGGCGGCGGAACCCAGCGGCGATCAATCCGAGCGATTTCGGTAACACCTACGATTTCACCTCGACGATGACGCCGCGCACCGTGCAGGCAGTGCAATCGTTCCAGCTCTGGTGGAATCGCGAGCGGCCGCTTCGACCGCTCCGCATGGATGGCACGCTCGATAACGACACGATGGCTGCGATCAAGGAAGCCGAGCAAGTCGCGGCCAACTATCCGCAGATTCCGGGCATGCAGGTGCCGTCGCCGCCGCAGCCGGGCCAAACCACGCAGCAGTACCCGTTCCCGCAGTCCCCCCCGCCGGGGTGGCCGCCCAATCTCCCGTGGCCTCCCTTCCCGGTTCCGGGCCAAACGGCGCCGCAGCAACAGCCGGCTCCGCAGCAACAGCCCGTTCCGCAGCAACAGCCGGCTCCACAACAGCAGCCGAGCCAGACGGCGCCGCAGTACCCGTTCCCGCAGTCGCCGCCCCCGGGATGGCCGTCCAATGTCCCGTGGCCACCACTTCCGATTCCCGGGCAAACGGCGCCGCAGCAACAGCCGGTCCCCCAGCAGCAACAGCCGGTCCCCCAGCAGCAACAACAGCCGGCACCTCAGCAGCAACAACCGGCGCCGCAACAGGCCCCGCAGCAGCCGCAATGGCCCTACGGTTGGCCATGGGGATGGCCGTGGGGCTATCAGCCGCAGCAGCCGGCCCCGCAGCAGCAACAACCGGCTCCGCAGCAGCAACAGCAACCGGTCCCGCAGCAGCAGGCTCCGGTGCCGCTGCCGTTTCCGTTTCCGAATCTGCCGCCGTGGTTCGCGATGCCCCACATCCCGAGCATCTCGAAGACCCAGGCGCCCGCGCCCACGCCCGCGCCAACGGCGCCGACGGCGACGAGCTCGGCCCTCCCGCCCTTCGACGCGCACATGCCCGAAGATCAACGGCAAATCCTCAGCCATATCCTGCAGAACGAGACGCGCGTCGAGGCCCTCATCATGGCCGCGAACATGTACGACGCCATGGGTTATCCGTTGGCCGGACAAGCATGCCGCGCTAGAGCCGTCGCACTCGCGGCGATTCTCGATTCGCACATGCCGGAGGACCTGCGGCAGATCGTTCGGAGCATTCTCCAAAACGAGACCCGCGCGGATTCTCTCGACTGGGCAGCGAACGTATATGAGGCCATGGGTTATCCCATGGCTGCACAGGCGCTTCGCAGCCGCTCGCAGTACCTGAAGGCGGTGCCGCCTGGTCAGCAGCAGGTGCCCGCGCCGATGCCGGCCCCGGTACCGTACCCGGCGCCCGTGCCGGCTCCGGTACCGTGGTTTCCGCCGTCACCGGTGGACACCGAGGAGCAGCCGCCGATCTGGACGTACCCCGAAAATCCGGCGGACGGCAATGTGCAAACTGCGGGGAACGATTCGTCCTTGATGCCGATGCTCGCCCTGGTGGGAGCCGGCCTGGCGTTCACGTGA
- a CDS encoding AAA family ATPase: protein MKKYLPPLRCVICHRRRPRICGGFCSCGASSWELEPHEPPAGIVVDSLDVSFERLRPMKFSSVLSEALGGVVLGLKILVGGSPGAGKSTLCAELASQIAEELDGEGYWLDGEQNKTLVQELFQRTGSSSSRIKLVGRRQKAGAKIGWREALQAIPSYAAVVIIDSLQRWATSVAEQTLLLEQLSAMPHTVLVVSHFNKAGQFAGRIGNEYDVDATAIVKPKCIEVTKCRWTLCPRVVPRPVMAMEEGAG, encoded by the coding sequence ATGAAGAAGTACCTACCGCCGCTTCGATGTGTCATCTGCCATCGCCGCAGGCCGCGAATTTGCGGTGGGTTCTGCTCGTGCGGCGCGTCCAGCTGGGAGCTCGAGCCGCACGAGCCCCCGGCCGGCATCGTGGTCGACTCCCTCGACGTGTCGTTCGAGCGGTTGCGTCCCATGAAGTTTTCCTCCGTGCTTTCCGAGGCACTTGGCGGCGTGGTCCTCGGCTTGAAAATCCTCGTGGGCGGTTCGCCGGGCGCGGGGAAATCGACGCTCTGCGCGGAGCTCGCATCGCAGATCGCCGAGGAGCTCGACGGGGAGGGCTACTGGCTCGACGGCGAGCAAAACAAGACGCTCGTCCAGGAGCTTTTCCAGCGGACCGGTTCGTCCTCGAGCCGGATCAAGCTCGTGGGCCGCCGGCAGAAAGCCGGGGCGAAGATCGGCTGGCGTGAAGCCCTGCAGGCGATTCCGTCCTATGCCGCGGTGGTGATCATCGATTCGCTCCAGCGCTGGGCTACGAGCGTCGCGGAGCAAACGCTGCTGCTCGAGCAGCTCTCTGCCATGCCGCACACGGTGCTCGTTGTCTCACACTTCAACAAGGCAGGGCAGTTCGCGGGCCGCATCGGCAATGAGTACGACGTCGACGCCACGGCCATCGTGAAGCCGAAGTGCATCGAGGTCACGAAATGCCGGTGGACGCTCTGTCCCCGCGTCGTGCCTCGGCCTGTCATGGCGATGGAGGAAGGTGCCGGATGA
- a CDS encoding transglutaminase-like domain-containing protein: MIRVGVVHFPSNLEKARFMAAGSVADLRLPEVQRWAAVFRKLPLVERPAAILKFCQYAIDYVRDPRREVLEDSAVTLLRGYGDCDAKARVFVALCRASGVPAREHCVRPAQDFPHILAEVWVNGRWRRVDPTILNSSIDRIPPSSTAITNYW; encoded by the coding sequence GTGATCCGCGTCGGCGTGGTCCACTTTCCCTCGAACCTGGAGAAAGCCAGGTTCATGGCGGCGGGAAGCGTGGCGGATCTCCGCTTGCCGGAGGTACAGCGCTGGGCTGCCGTATTCCGCAAGTTGCCGCTCGTCGAGCGCCCAGCTGCGATCCTCAAGTTCTGCCAGTATGCAATCGACTATGTGCGCGATCCGCGTCGTGAAGTGCTCGAGGACTCGGCCGTCACACTCCTGCGGGGATATGGCGACTGCGACGCGAAGGCGCGTGTCTTCGTGGCGCTCTGCCGTGCGAGCGGCGTGCCCGCCCGTGAGCATTGCGTGCGGCCCGCGCAGGACTTCCCGCACATCCTCGCCGAGGTGTGGGTAAACGGGCGGTGGCGCCGTGTTGATCCGACGATCCTCAATTCGTCGATCGACCGCATCCCGCCGTCGTCGACGGCCATCACGAACTACTGGTGA